Genomic DNA from Mesorhizobium sp. 131-2-1:
GCCGTCCTCGGTGAGGATCAGCGCGCCATCCTTCGCGACAGTGACGCCGACCGGCCGGCCCCAGACATCGTCGTCGGAGATGACGAAGCCGGTGGCGAAATCCTCATACTCGCCGGTCGGCTTGCCATCCTCGAATTTCAGCCGCACCACCTTGTAGCCGGTGCGCACGCCGCGGTTCCACGAGCCGTGCAGGGCGACGAAGGCATCGCCCCGATATTCGGCCGGGAAGCTCTTTCCCTCATAGAAGGCGATGTTGAGCGGCGCCGAATGCGCCTGCATCAGCACGTCGGGAACGGTGACCTTGCCGGCGAGATCCGGGCGCGCGCCCGCGTGGCGCGGGTCCTCGTTGGCGCCGATGTAATACCAGGGCCAGCCATAGAAGGCGCCGTCCTTGACGGTGGTGGCATATTCGAAGGGAACGTTGTCGCCGAGCCCGTCGCGCTCGTTGACGACGCACCAGAGCCCGCCCGTCTGCGGCTGCACGGTCATGCCGGAGCAGTTGCGCAGGCCGGTGGCGAAGCTGCGTCGGTTCCTGCCGTCGGGATCGAAGGCCAGCACGTCGGCGCGGCCTTCCTCAGAGCCCCAAATGGCGCCAAGCGGCGCCGACGTCGCCCATCGCTCGAGCCCGCCCTCCGGCTCGGCGCCGACGTCCTCGGCGATATTCGAACCGGAGCCGACGGACAGATAGAGCGTCTTGCCATCCGGGGAAAAAGCTATGTCGCGCGTCCAGTGATGGCTGGAGGGGATGTCCTGGACGATGGTTTCCAGCTTGCCCTGCGCCTTCAGGTCGCCGTCGCGATAGGCGAAGCGCATGACGCTGTTGCTATTGGCGACATAGACCCATTGCGGCCTGTCGCCCGGCGGGTAGAAGGCGATGCCATAGGGCCGGGTCAGCCCTTCGGCGAAAATGGCTTGCTCCGCCGGCTTCGCGCCGCCCTCGGCGAGGCGATAGACCCGGATCTGGTTGGCCTTGCTGTCGGCGACGAACAGGTCGCCATTGGGTGCCGCGCGCACGACCCGCGGATTGTCGATACCGGAGGCGACAAGCTCGATGGAGAAGCCGGGCGGCACGAGCGGCTTGACCCCTTCCGGGCGATCGGCGATGCCGGCGCCGTTCGATGACGAGCGGGTCAGGTAAGGCGCCGGCAGGTCCTGCGGCTTGATCAGGCGGCGAACGCCCGGACGGTCGGCTTTCCAGTCGCCGAAGGCCCTCTTGCCGGTCAACACCGGCTGGTCCGCCTGTTGCGCCAGCGCTGTGGTGGCGACCAGCACGGCAGCTCCCGCAAGACAGGCAAACCGGATCATACCGTCCTCCAGGGTTGGTCTCGCCACGGACCGGCCAAGGGCAGGGCAAACAACGGCAAGATCCGACAGGCGTTCCGCAGGGAAGCTCGCCACACGTGAATTTGAGGCCGGTTTCCTGGGTGCTCAGCTGCCTTCGGCGTAGAAATCATCGTCGAGGCGCTTTTCCAGCGCGACTAGGTCGGCGGGCAGCGGCAGGCCCATGGCGCGCAATTCCTGCAGCTTCTCGCGCAGCTGCTCCTGTATCTCGTGCTGGTCCTCGGGCTGATTGACCATTTCCTCGAGCAACATGCTGATCTGGGCCTTCAGCGATTCCAGCGCCATTCTTTTTCTCCTCGTCAGCCTGTGTCTTCCAGGGTGTGTCGAGATTCAGGTCAGGCCGCGCCGAGCACGGTGCCTCAACTGAATATCAATGCACCTTACCGCAGCATGCGCGAAATAAGCTGCGCCGTATAGTCGACCATCGGCACGATGCGGGCATAGTTCAGCCGCGTCGGACCGATGACGCCGAGCGCGCCGACGACGCGGGCGTCCTTGTCGCGATAGGGCGCCACCACCAGCGACGAGCCGGACAGCGAAAACAGCTTGTTCTCCGAGCCGATGAAGATGCGCACGCCCGGACCTTCCTCGGCGAGGTCGAGAAGTTGCAGCAGCCCGTCCTGCGTCTCCAGATCCTCGAACAGATGGCGCAGCAATTCGATGTCGGCCTGGGCGGTGACGTTTTCCAAGAGGTTGGCGCGGCCGCGCACGATGAGGCGCGCCGGCAGGCCGCTTTCGGCGCCCGCCCAGACCGCCAAGCCCTTCTCGACCAGGTCCTGCGACAGCGTGTCGAGGGCGGCCCTGGTCTCGTCCTTGATGCGGGCGATCTCGACGCGCGCCTCGGCCAGCGTACGGCCGCGGATGTGGGCGTTGAGGAAGTTGGACGCCTCGTGCAGCTGCGAGACGGTGGTGCCGGCCGGCAGGTCGACGACGCGGTTCTCGACATCGCCGTTCTGCGACACCAACACGGCCAACGCCTTGGTCGGCTCGAGCTGGATGAATTCGATGTGCTTCAGCGCTACCTCGTTCTTGGCGGCAAGCACCAGGCCAGCCCCGCGCGACATGCCCGACAGCATCTGGCTGGCCTCGGTCAGCATATGCTCCAGCGTGGCGCCGGAGCCGGAAGCGCGCACCTGCGCCTCGATGATGCGCCGCTCCTCGTCGGAGAGGTCGCCAAGCTCCATGAAGGCGTCGACGAAGAAGCGCAGGCCGGTCTGCGTCGGCAAACGGCCGGCCGAGATGTGCGGGGCATAGATCAGGCCGAGATGCTCGAGATCGCTCATCACATTGCGGATGGTGGCCGGCGACAACGAGGAGGGCAGGATGCGCGACAGGCTGCGCGAGCCGACCGGCTCGCCGTCCCTGAGATAGGATTCGACGATGCGCCGGAAGATGTCGCGCGATCGCATATCGAGCGACTGGAGCACGGGCGACTGCGATGCCGGATCGACTGCCTTGGTCATTCGAGCCAAAAACCTCCTGCTCAAATATAGACTTAGGCCGTGCCCGCGCAACCCGGTCCATTTTCCTTTGCGCCATGGGCCGCATGCGTCTACAAGCCGCCGACGAATCCTTGAAAACCAAAAGAAAGAAGAAAGAGGCCTCGATGCGCCCCTCCAAACGCCAAGCCGACGAAATGCGCGCCATCTCCTTCGAGCGCGGCGTCTCCAAGCACGCCGAAGGCTCGTGCCTGGTGAAGTTCGGCGACACGCATGTCCTGTGCACGGCAAGCCTCGAGGAAAAGGTGCCGGCCTGGATGCGCAATTCCGGCAAGGGCTGGGTGACGGCCGAATACGGCATGCTGCCGCGCTCGACCGGCGAGCGTATGCGCCGCGAGGCTTCCACCGGCAAGCAGGGCGGCCGCACGCTGGAGATCCAGCGGCTGATCGGCCGCTCGCTCCGCGCCGTGGTCGACCTGCAGGCGCTGGGCGAACAGCAGATCACCGTCGACTGCGACGTGATCCAGGCCGATGGCGGCACCCGCACCGCCTCGATCACCGGCGGCTGGGTGGCACTCTATGACTGCCTGCGCTGGATGGAGGCGCGGCAGATGGCCAGCGTCGCCAAGGTGCTGAAAGACCATGTCGCGGCGATCTCCTGCGGCATCCATGACGGCCAGCCGGTCATCGACCTCGACTATCTCGAGGATTCCTCGGCCGGCACCGACGCCAATTTCGTCATGACCGGCAAGGGCGGCATCGTCGAGATCCAGGGCACGGCGGAAGGCGAACCGTTTTCCGAGGAGCAGTTCGCTGCGCTGATGAACCTCGCCAAGAAAGGCATTTCGCGCCTGGTCAGCCTGCAGCAGATGGCGGTGGCTTAGGCTCTTGTCATGACGCCTTCCGCCATCCTTGAATCGGCTCTCTACGTCACCGATCTGGCTGCGGCGGAAGCCTTTTACGCCGACGTGCTCGGGCTCGATCTGATCGGCAGGGTCGAAGGCCGCCACGTCTTCTTCCGCTGCGGAACTGGCGTGCTGCTGCTGTTCAACGCCGAGGCGACCAAAATCCCGCCGGCGCCCGACGCCAGGCTGAAAGTGCCCCCGCATGGCACGGTCGGCCAGGGCCATCTCTGCTTCGCCGCGAGCGCCGACGAGATCGCTGGCTGGCGCAAGCATCTCGCGGCGAGGAACATCGCCATCGAAAGCGACTTCCAATGGCCGCAAGGCGGGCGCTCGATCTATTTTCGCGACCCTTCGGGCAATTCAATCGAATTCGCCGAGCCAGGGATCTGGGGCCTCTGATGCATCAGCTCAACGGACACAAAATCGTCGTCGCCAGCCACAATGAAGGCAAGCTGCGCGAGTTCGCCGACCTGATGGCGCCGTTCGGCTTCGAGGCCAAATCGGCGAAGGAATATGGCCTGCCGGAGCCGGACGAGACCGGCACCACCTTCGAGGAGAACGCCTACATCAAGGCATACGCTGCGGCCAAGGCCACCGGCCTGCCGGCGCTGTCCGATGATTCCGGGCTCTGCGTCGACGCGCTCGACGGCGCGCCCGGCGTCTACACCGCCAACTGGGCCGAGACGCCGGACGGCAGCCGGGATTTCGGCATGGCCATGCAGCGCACCGAAGTGGCGCTGCAGGAAGTCGGCGCGGCCGAGCCCGCGCAGCGCACGGGCCGCTTTGTCGCCGTCATCTGCCTGGCCTTTCCCGATGGCGAGGCCGAGTATTATCGCGGCGAAGCCGAGGGAACGCTGGTCTGGCCGCCGCGCGGCGCGCTCGGCTTCGGCTACGACCCGGTGTTCCTGCCCAACGGTTTCGACAAGACCTTCGGCGAGATGAGCGCCGAGCAAAAGCACGGCTGGAGGCCCGGTCAGCCGACGGCGCTGTCGCACCGCGCCCGCGCCTTCCAGAAATTCGCCAAAGCGCGGCTGGGGTCGGCCTGAGATGCTGCTCGACCGCAGTCCCGGCTTCGGCGTGTACGTCCACTGGCCGTTCTGCGCGGCCAAGTGCCCCTATTGCGACTTCAACAGCCATGTCCGCCACCAGCCGGTCGACCAGGAACGCTTTGCGCGCGCCTTCGAGGCGGAACTGGCAACGATGCGCGCCCGCACCGGGCCGCGCGAGGTGACGAGCATCTTCCTCGGCGGCGGCACACCATCGCTGATGAAGCCGGAGACTGTGGCGACGGTGCTGGATGCCGTGGCGAAGAACTGGACGGTGCCAGCCGGCATCGAAGTGACGCTGGAGGCGAACCCGTCCTCGGTCGAGGCCGAGCGCTTCCGCGGCTATCGCGCCGCGGGCGTCAACCGCGTGTCGCTCGGCGTGCAGGCGTTGAACGACAAGGATCTGCGCTTCCTCGGCCGGCTGCACAATGTCGAGGAGGCGCTGCATGCGATCGGGCTCGCGCGGGAGATATTTCCCCGCCTCTCTTTCGACCTGATCTATGCCCGGCCGGGCCAGACGCCGGAGGCGTGGCAGGCGGAGTTGGAGCAGGCGATCGGCCATGCCGCCGACCATTTGTCGCTCTACCAGCTGACCATCGAGGAAGGCACGCCGTTCCATGCGCTGCACGCGGCGCGGAAATTCATCATTCCGGACAATGACCAGGCCGCCGACCTCTACGCGCTGACGCAGGAAGTGACCGCGGCGCATGGGCTGCCGGCCTACGAGATCTCCAACCATGCCAGGCCGGGCGCCGAAAGCCGGCACAATCTGACCTACTGGCGCTACGGCGAATATGTCGGCGTCGGCCCCGGCGCGCATGGTCGCTTCGTCGAGAACGGCCGCCGCACGGTCACCATCGCCGAGCGAATGCCGGAAACCTGGGCCAACCTGGTCGAGGCCAAGGGCCATGGCGTCACCGGCGGCGAGATTTTGACGCGTTCCGAGGAAGCCGATGAGTTCCTGCTGATGGGGCTGAGGCTGGCCGAAGGCATCGACCTGTCGCGCTACGAGGCGTTTTCCGGACGCGGGCTCTCCAGTGCCAGACTGTCGGTGCTGCAGGAGGAAGGGCTGGTGGCGCCGGTCGGCAATTCCCGGCTGCGCGCCACGACGGCCGGCATGATCGTGCTTGATGCCGTGGTGGCAGACCTGGCGCGGTAACCCCCTTGAAGAACGTCCTCTTCGTCTGCAGCCAGAACCGCTTGCGCAGCCCGACCGCGGAGCAGGTGTTTTCCAGGCGCAGGGATATCGAAGTGGCTTCGGCCGGCACCAATCATGACGCCGACAACCCGCTGACGCATGAGCTGGTCGCCTGGGCCGACATCATCTTCGTCATGGAAAAGGCGCATCGCGCCAAGCTGCAGAAGAAATTCAAGGTGAGCTTGAAGAAGGCGCGGGTAATCTGCCTCGACATTCCCGACGACTACGAATTCATGGACCCGGAGCTGGTGCGACTGCTGGAGGCGCGGGTCCAGAGATACCTGGGCTAACCAACCCGCCGGGTGCGCAACACCCACGCGGTCGTCATCCTCGGCTGGCGCCGATCGATAAACTAGGCGTCGTGCTTGTGGCGGTGTTTGGCGCGGTCTTTCTCGGCGAGTGCCTCTCCGGAGCGAACTGGCTTGGCGTTGTCCTTATCGCGGCGGGGGCGGTGCTGGTCGCCTATCGGGGCTAGCGGCACGCCTTCGCGGGCGGTTTTGGTTTCGAGGCGGGAAATGAAGATATCGAAGCGATTGGGCATCGTCCGGTCAGTGCTCCGTCGTGCTATCGGTTTCGGCCTTGAGTCTGGTCTTCGGCCGGCGGCGCAAACGCCGCTTCCTGGCTTCGGTTTTACCGGCGGCGTCATCGGCGCTGGCCGGCAGGCTCTTGTCCCTTCGCATGGCGAAACGCTTGCGGCCCGCATAGTAGGGCTCGAAAACGTCCTGAATCTTCAGGCTGTCCATCCTGTGCTCCCCGAGACTCACTGATCAACGAGACTCACGGATAAATTCGCCGGTGACGGTTTCGTTCCGCACTGTGGCAAAGGCATGGCGGCCACATTACTTCGTCGTCACGTTTTGCAACCGGGCGTGCGCCGTGCCAAACAGGGCCAAATGCAAAGGCCAGAGGGCACCGGTGACCGGCGACAAACGCAGCTATGTGATCGGGCAGATCGAGATACCGGCGCGGCCGCTCCCGCCGGCGCTCTATCTGGTGGCGACGCCGATCGGCAACCTCGCCGACATCACGCTGCGCGCGCTGGAGACGCTGGCCGCAGCCGACATCGTCGCCTGCGAGGACACGCGCGTCTCGCGCGTGCTGCTCGAGCGCTACGGCATCCGCCGCCGCACCACCGCCTATCACGAGCACAATGCCGGCGAGGCCGGACCGAAGCTGATCGCGGCGCTTGAAGCCGGGCAGAGCGTGGCGCTGATCTCGGACGCCGGCACGCCGCTGATATCGGATCCCGGCTACCGGCTGGTCGGCGAGGCGCTCGACCGTGCGATCCGCGTCGTGCCCATTCCCGGCCCTTCGGCGGCGCTGGCGGCGCTGACCGCTTCCGGCCTGCCTTCCGATGCCTTCCTGTTCGCCGGGTTCCTGCCGGTGAAGACCGGCCAGCGGCTGACCAAGCTGGAGACATTCAAGGCGGTGCCGGCGACGCTGATCTTCTTCGAATCGCCGCGACGGCTGGCCGAGACGCTTGCCGCCATGGTCGAGGCGCTGGGCGGCGAGCGCAACGCCGCCATCGGGAGGGAACTGACCAAGACCTTCGAGGAGACGCGGACCGGCACGCTGCAAGCGCTTGCCGATCACTACGCGGCGGCGGACACGCCAAAGGGCGAGATCGTCATCTGCGTCGGTCCCGCCGAAGCCAAGGCCGACGAGCCTGCGGACATCGACCGGCTGCTGCTGTCGCTCGCCGCCGAAATGCCGGCCTCGAAGGCGGCGGCGGAAGCAGCGAAGATGACCGGCGGCCAGAAGCAGGCGCTCTACCGGCGGCTGCTCGAACTCAGGGACAGACCATGATCCCGAAAAGTGGAAACCGGTTTTCGGAAAAGATCATGGTCAAACAAAGAGAGGATAGCGGTGGCTGAGCGCCCGGCCGCCAGCCGCCAGAAGGCCTATCGGCGCGGCCATCGCGGCGAATGGCTGGCGGCGCTGGCGCTGATGCTGAAGGGTTACCGGATCCTGGCGCGCCGTCACCGCACCAGGCTTGGCGAGATCGACCTCATCGCGCGGCGCGGCAACCTGGTGCTGTTCGTCGAGGTCAAGGCGCGGCGCACGCTGATGGAAGCGATGGAAGCGATCGCCCACAGTTCGGAGCGCCGCATCGAGGGCGCCGCCGACCTATGGCTGTCCCGCCAGCCCGACTATGGAAAACTGTCAGTGCGTTTCGACATGGTGGCGGTGCTGCCATGGCGCTGGCCGGTGCATGTCGAGAACGCGTTTTATGGGCGGAATTGAAGGGGCTTCATCCCCAGATCATCAACGCAATCAACCCGACGCCGCCGACCACCAGCCGCCACCAGCCGAACAGCGAGTAGCCGTTGCGCGACACGTAATCGAGCAGGAAGCGGACGACGAACAGCGCGGTGACGAAGGCGGCAACGAAGCCGATGGCAATGATCGGCAGGTCGGCCGAGGTCAGCACGTTGCGGTTCTTGAACAGGTCGAAGGCGAAGGCGCCGACCATGGTCGGAATGGCCAGGAAGAAGGAGAATTCCGCCGCCGCGCGCTTGTCGACACCCAAAAGCAGCGCACCGACGATGGTCGAGCCGGAGCGCGAGGTGCCAGGGATGAGCGACAGGCACTGGAACAGGCCGATCTGCAGATAGAGCCTCGTCGGGAAGCGTTCGACGTCGCGATAGACGGGCTTCAAATTCATGCGGTCGACCAGGAGCAGGACCACGCCGCCGATGATCAGCATGATGCAGATCAGCCGCGGCGATTCGAACAGGATCGTCTTGATGAAGTCATGCGCCAAGGCGCCGATAATGGCCGCCGGCAGGAAGGCGATGAGGATGCCGATGACGAAATGCCGCGTCAGCCGGTCATAGGGCAGTTCGATGAGCATCTGCCACAGGCGTTTGAAATAGACGCTGAGGATGGCGAGGATGGCGCCGAGCTGAATCAGGATCTCGAAGGCCTTGCCGGTCGAATGGAAGCCGAGGAAATGGCCGGCGAGCAGGATATGGCCGGTCGATGATACCGGAATGAACTCGGTCAGGCCCTCCAGCAGGCCGAGCAGCAACGCTTCGACGATGGTCTGGCTATCCATGGCAACCTCGGGATTGGGACTCAAAGAAGGGCTTGCTTGTCATGGCGCGGAAGTCCCCCTATAGGTCGCAGCACCCTGACGGTCCGCTTTGCGGGCGGCCAAGACTTACCGGCGCCGCCGGCGATTCGCCAGTGCGCCTTATTATCGCGGGACCATGCTGACGCTCTTCCACCACCCGATGTTCGCCTCTTGCCGGTTCGTTCGCCTCGCCTTCGGCGAATATGGCGAGGAGCTGGCGCTGATCGAGGAAAAGCCGTGGACGCGGCGCAAGGAGTTCCTGGCGCTGAACCCGGCCGGCACGCTGCCGATCCTGCTCGCCGAAGGCGACGTGCCGATCGTCGGCGCCATGGTGATCGCCGAATATCTCGACGAAACGCGCGGCGTGCTCAAGCGCGACAAGCGGCTGTTTGCCGAGGACCCGATGGAGCGCGCCGAAATCCGCCGGCTGACCGACTGGTACCTGAACAAGGCCGAAAGCGAGGTGACCCGCCATCTGGTGCGCGAACGGGTGCTGAAGCCGATAATGCCGGAGACGGCGGGCGGCGGCTCGCCCGATTCGGGCGCGATCCGCGCCGCGCGCGCCAACATCCGCCAGCACATGAAATACACCAACTGGCTGGCTGGCACCCGCCATTGGCTGGCCGGCAGCAGGGTGACCTATGCCGACCTCGCGGCGGCGGCAACACTTTCGGTGCTCGACTATCTCGGCGAGATCGATTGGCGCGAGCACAGCGCGGCGCGCGAATGGTATACAAGGGTGAAGTCACGACCCTCGTTCCGGCCGCTGCTGTCCGACCGGGTGCGCGGCCTGTCGCCGGTGTCGCATTATGCGGACCTCGATTTCTAAGACCGAAACCCTGCGCGCGCTGATCGAGCGCGAGGCGAGGCGCGCCGGTTTCGATGCCGTCGCCGTCACCAGGCCGGACGCCATTCCGCTGGCGCCGGCGAGGCTCGCCGAATTCGTCGCCGACGGTTTTCATGGCTCGATGGGCTGGATCGCCGAGACGATCGAGCGCCGCGCCGAACCGTCCGCGCTCTGGCCGGACGTGCGCTCGATCATCGTGCTCGCGATGAATTACGGCCCGGACCACGATCCGCGCGCGCTGCAGGCCAGACGCGACCGCGGCGCGATCTCGGTCTATGCGCAAAACCGCGACTATCACGAGATTATGAAGGGCAGGCTGAAGGAGATCGCCGGCAAGATCGTCGCGCGCGCGGGCGGCGACGTCAAAGTCTTCGTCGACACGGCGCCGGTGATGGAAAAGCCGCTCGCCGAAGCCGCCGGCCTCGGCTGGCAGGGCAAGCACACCAATCTGGTCAGCCGCGCGCATGGCTCATGGCTGTTCCTCGGCACCATCTTTACCACGGCGGAGCTCGAGCCCGACACGGCGGAAGAGGACCATTGCGGTTCCTGCCGCGCCTGCCTCGACGCCTGCCCGACCGATGCCTTCCCGGCACCCTACCGGCTCGATGCGCGACGCTGCATCTCCTACCTCACCATAGAGAACAAGGGGCCGATCCCCAGCGAGTTCCGCGACAAGATCGGCAACCGAATCTATGGCTGCGACGATTGTCTCGCCGCCTGTCCGTGGAACAAGTTCGCCCGCGCCGCCTCGGAGGCGAAGCTAGCCGCGCGCGACGATCTGCGCGAGCCGCCGCTGGCCGAGCTGCTCGCCCTCGACGACGCGGCCTTCCGCAGCTTCTTCTCCGGTTCGCCGATCAAGCGCATCGGGCGCGACCGTTTCATCCGCAACGTGCTGATCGCCGCCGGCAATTCGGACGATGCGTCGCTCGTCCGGGCCGTGCACGGGCTGCTCGGTGATGCCTCGCCGCTGGTGCGGGGCGCCGCTGTCTGGGCGCTGTCCAGGCTCGTACCCGATGCCGAGTTCGCCAGACGCGCCGCCATCGCCTTGGCAACGGAAGATGACGCGACGGTGCGCGACGAATGGCTGTCCGCCCTGCCAACCGAGGTCCATGCATGAGCGAAAAACGGTTCTTCGTCTTCGGCGCCGGCTACTCCGGCAAGGC
This window encodes:
- the rdgB gene encoding RdgB/HAM1 family non-canonical purine NTP pyrophosphatase, whose protein sequence is MHQLNGHKIVVASHNEGKLREFADLMAPFGFEAKSAKEYGLPEPDETGTTFEENAYIKAYAAAKATGLPALSDDSGLCVDALDGAPGVYTANWAETPDGSRDFGMAMQRTEVALQEVGAAEPAQRTGRFVAVICLAFPDGEAEYYRGEAEGTLVWPPRGALGFGYDPVFLPNGFDKTFGEMSAEQKHGWRPGQPTALSHRARAFQKFAKARLGSA
- the hrcA gene encoding heat-inducible transcriptional repressor HrcA gives rise to the protein MTKAVDPASQSPVLQSLDMRSRDIFRRIVESYLRDGEPVGSRSLSRILPSSLSPATIRNVMSDLEHLGLIYAPHISAGRLPTQTGLRFFVDAFMELGDLSDEERRIIEAQVRASGSGATLEHMLTEASQMLSGMSRGAGLVLAAKNEVALKHIEFIQLEPTKALAVLVSQNGDVENRVVDLPAGTTVSQLHEASNFLNAHIRGRTLAEARVEIARIKDETRAALDTLSQDLVEKGLAVWAGAESGLPARLIVRGRANLLENVTAQADIELLRHLFEDLETQDGLLQLLDLAEEGPGVRIFIGSENKLFSLSGSSLVVAPYRDKDARVVGALGVIGPTRLNYARIVPMVDYTAQLISRMLR
- the queG gene encoding tRNA epoxyqueuosine(34) reductase QueG; translation: MRTSISKTETLRALIEREARRAGFDAVAVTRPDAIPLAPARLAEFVADGFHGSMGWIAETIERRAEPSALWPDVRSIIVLAMNYGPDHDPRALQARRDRGAISVYAQNRDYHEIMKGRLKEIAGKIVARAGGDVKVFVDTAPVMEKPLAEAAGLGWQGKHTNLVSRAHGSWLFLGTIFTTAELEPDTAEEDHCGSCRACLDACPTDAFPAPYRLDARRCISYLTIENKGPIPSEFRDKIGNRIYGCDDCLAACPWNKFARAASEAKLAARDDLREPPLAELLALDDAAFRSFFSGSPIKRIGRDRFIRNVLIAAGNSDDASLVRAVHGLLGDASPLVRGAAVWALSRLVPDAEFARRAAIALATEDDATVRDEWLSALPTEVHA
- the rsmI gene encoding 16S rRNA (cytidine(1402)-2'-O)-methyltransferase → MTGDKRSYVIGQIEIPARPLPPALYLVATPIGNLADITLRALETLAAADIVACEDTRVSRVLLERYGIRRRTTAYHEHNAGEAGPKLIAALEAGQSVALISDAGTPLISDPGYRLVGEALDRAIRVVPIPGPSAALAALTASGLPSDAFLFAGFLPVKTGQRLTKLETFKAVPATLIFFESPRRLAETLAAMVEALGGERNAAIGRELTKTFEETRTGTLQALADHYAAADTPKGEIVICVGPAEAKADEPADIDRLLLSLAAEMPASKAAAEAAKMTGGQKQALYRRLLELRDRP
- the hemW gene encoding radical SAM family heme chaperone HemW — its product is MLLDRSPGFGVYVHWPFCAAKCPYCDFNSHVRHQPVDQERFARAFEAELATMRARTGPREVTSIFLGGGTPSLMKPETVATVLDAVAKNWTVPAGIEVTLEANPSSVEAERFRGYRAAGVNRVSLGVQALNDKDLRFLGRLHNVEEALHAIGLAREIFPRLSFDLIYARPGQTPEAWQAELEQAIGHAADHLSLYQLTIEEGTPFHALHAARKFIIPDNDQAADLYALTQEVTAAHGLPAYEISNHARPGAESRHNLTYWRYGEYVGVGPGAHGRFVENGRRTVTIAERMPETWANLVEAKGHGVTGGEILTRSEEADEFLLMGLRLAEGIDLSRYEAFSGRGLSSARLSVLQEEGLVAPVGNSRLRATTAGMIVLDAVVADLAR
- a CDS encoding VOC family protein — protein: MTPSAILESALYVTDLAAAEAFYADVLGLDLIGRVEGRHVFFRCGTGVLLLFNAEATKIPPAPDARLKVPPHGTVGQGHLCFAASADEIAGWRKHLAARNIAIESDFQWPQGGRSIYFRDPSGNSIEFAEPGIWGL
- a CDS encoding YraN family protein, producing the protein MAERPAASRQKAYRRGHRGEWLAALALMLKGYRILARRHRTRLGEIDLIARRGNLVLFVEVKARRTLMEAMEAIAHSSERRIEGAADLWLSRQPDYGKLSVRFDMVAVLPWRWPVHVENAFYGRN
- the rph gene encoding ribonuclease PH, with the protein product MRPSKRQADEMRAISFERGVSKHAEGSCLVKFGDTHVLCTASLEEKVPAWMRNSGKGWVTAEYGMLPRSTGERMRREASTGKQGGRTLEIQRLIGRSLRAVVDLQALGEQQITVDCDVIQADGGTRTASITGGWVALYDCLRWMEARQMASVAKVLKDHVAAISCGIHDGQPVIDLDYLEDSSAGTDANFVMTGKGGIVEIQGTAEGEPFSEEQFAALMNLAKKGISRLVSLQQMAVA
- a CDS encoding glutathione S-transferase family protein; translated protein: MLTLFHHPMFASCRFVRLAFGEYGEELALIEEKPWTRRKEFLALNPAGTLPILLAEGDVPIVGAMVIAEYLDETRGVLKRDKRLFAEDPMERAEIRRLTDWYLNKAESEVTRHLVRERVLKPIMPETAGGGSPDSGAIRAARANIRQHMKYTNWLAGTRHWLAGSRVTYADLAAAATLSVLDYLGEIDWREHSAAREWYTRVKSRPSFRPLLSDRVRGLSPVSHYADLDF
- a CDS encoding undecaprenyl-diphosphate phosphatase; its protein translation is MDSQTIVEALLLGLLEGLTEFIPVSSTGHILLAGHFLGFHSTGKAFEILIQLGAILAILSVYFKRLWQMLIELPYDRLTRHFVIGILIAFLPAAIIGALAHDFIKTILFESPRLICIMLIIGGVVLLLVDRMNLKPVYRDVERFPTRLYLQIGLFQCLSLIPGTSRSGSTIVGALLLGVDKRAAAEFSFFLAIPTMVGAFAFDLFKNRNVLTSADLPIIAIGFVAAFVTALFVVRFLLDYVSRNGYSLFGWWRLVVGGVGLIALMIWG
- a CDS encoding PQQ-dependent sugar dehydrogenase codes for the protein MIRFACLAGAAVLVATTALAQQADQPVLTGKRAFGDWKADRPGVRRLIKPQDLPAPYLTRSSSNGAGIADRPEGVKPLVPPGFSIELVASGIDNPRVVRAAPNGDLFVADSKANQIRVYRLAEGGAKPAEQAIFAEGLTRPYGIAFYPPGDRPQWVYVANSNSVMRFAYRDGDLKAQGKLETIVQDIPSSHHWTRDIAFSPDGKTLYLSVGSGSNIAEDVGAEPEGGLERWATSAPLGAIWGSEEGRADVLAFDPDGRNRRSFATGLRNCSGMTVQPQTGGLWCVVNERDGLGDNVPFEYATTVKDGAFYGWPWYYIGANEDPRHAGARPDLAGKVTVPDVLMQAHSAPLNIAFYEGKSFPAEYRGDAFVALHGSWNRGVRTGYKVVRLKFEDGKPTGEYEDFATGFVISDDDVWGRPVGVTVAKDGALILTEDGNGTIWRVTYGDGRS
- a CDS encoding low molecular weight protein tyrosine phosphatase family protein, encoding MKNVLFVCSQNRLRSPTAEQVFSRRRDIEVASAGTNHDADNPLTHELVAWADIIFVMEKAHRAKLQKKFKVSLKKARVICLDIPDDYEFMDPELVRLLEARVQRYLG